A stretch of Aureispira sp. CCB-E DNA encodes these proteins:
- a CDS encoding OB-fold-containig protein: protein MGELITAAFSTSNLFLTLLLGLVTLYWLSVIVGAIGMDSLDFDLDLDADIDVDVDVDVDADIAADVDADADTDTTSVGSAGGGSLFLGTLRFFNFGRVPFMVLLSTIILCLWSISIYCNHDASWINPGNSTSMAAVLFFPNLIISLLFSKLLTAPLVPIFAKLNTAEKALVIDGKVGTLMTSIKEEETGQLKIDINGSIVSLSVQSNDGKAIQKGEKVVVIEKMDNGKAYIVQKIEHH, encoded by the coding sequence ATGGGAGAATTAATCACTGCTGCTTTCTCGACCTCCAATCTTTTTTTAACCTTATTATTGGGTTTGGTAACACTGTACTGGCTTAGTGTTATTGTTGGAGCAATTGGAATGGATTCATTAGATTTTGACTTAGACCTAGATGCTGATATTGATGTAGACGTAGATGTGGATGTAGATGCCGACATTGCTGCGGATGTAGATGCTGATGCTGATACGGATACAACTAGTGTTGGATCTGCAGGTGGTGGTAGCCTATTTTTAGGAACACTTCGTTTTTTCAACTTTGGTAGAGTACCTTTCATGGTTTTACTGTCAACAATCATTCTTTGTTTGTGGTCCATATCCATTTATTGCAACCACGATGCTAGTTGGATCAACCCAGGAAACTCTACTTCAATGGCAGCTGTTCTTTTCTTCCCAAACTTAATTATAAGTCTACTTTTTTCCAAGCTATTAACAGCTCCCTTGGTTCCAATTTTTGCAAAATTAAATACAGCTGAAAAAGCCCTTGTGATTGATGGCAAAGTTGGTACTTTAATGACAAGCATCAAAGAGGAAGAAACAGGTCAATTAAAAATTGACATCAATGGCTCTATTGTTTCTTTGAGTGTACAATCCAATGATGGGAAAGCCATCCAAAAAGGAGAAAAGGTCGTTGTCATAGAAAAAATGGACAATGGCAAAGCTTATATAGTCCAAAAGATTGAACATCATTAA
- a CDS encoding FAD-dependent monooxygenase, with amino-acid sequence MKKEYDILIAGYGMLGNLAALLLADMGMSVVVVEKKQATDILLAKSARMDDEVLLILEHLGLMDSIKDLLHPLEGTQIIDKKERVLLEFNQTRRSQFAPLVGFYQPSVQRVLQQKAAAHKNIHLFLGYEVETFEQDNDNVTIYITPTGKQAFVTLTADFMLVCDGQYSRIADFLNIDIKNYNFHSSILCVDTVGKETSSSSQKYAQTIYDAEFPVIKMAKGQEQQRWEFQIETENIEAEQTPEKVRSLLSELNPTNLDIESAFVYNFDSKILERWQDRRVLILGDAAHVMPPYLGMGLSAGIKDLYNLAWKLGLIQEGKASIDLLQTYQKERQADVERLIKLNLWIKRLFQSSRLRWIKSFIPIIPKWFLKRNLDLATSLKADLVGTSKACGRVMHSPKVANHKGDIISFNQALNHNFVVLGFNENPVDALTPRALEYLAMLGTQFIQLTPQKQKFVQDGRYAQNLYDKEGALQIWMKENKAQFLLIRPDRIVYDFCKNKNALNTSVRELERKLSISKVFSEEI; translated from the coding sequence ATGAAAAAAGAATATGATATTCTAATTGCGGGGTATGGCATGTTAGGTAATTTAGCTGCTCTTTTATTAGCAGATATGGGAATGTCAGTAGTGGTAGTAGAAAAAAAACAGGCCACAGATATTTTGTTAGCAAAATCTGCTCGAATGGATGATGAGGTGCTGTTAATTTTAGAACACCTAGGGTTGATGGATTCTATCAAAGACTTACTACACCCTTTGGAAGGTACCCAAATTATAGATAAAAAAGAACGTGTTTTATTAGAATTCAACCAAACGCGTCGCAGTCAATTTGCGCCTTTGGTTGGCTTTTATCAACCTAGTGTTCAGAGAGTATTACAACAGAAGGCTGCTGCACATAAAAATATTCATCTTTTCTTGGGATATGAGGTAGAAACTTTTGAACAAGATAATGATAATGTGACTATTTATATCACGCCAACAGGAAAACAAGCATTTGTTACCTTAACCGCGGATTTTATGTTGGTTTGCGATGGTCAGTACAGTCGCATTGCAGATTTCTTAAATATTGATATTAAGAATTATAATTTTCATTCTTCTATCCTTTGTGTAGATACGGTAGGAAAAGAAACTTCCTCGTCTTCTCAAAAATATGCCCAAACAATTTATGATGCAGAGTTTCCTGTTATTAAAATGGCAAAAGGGCAAGAACAGCAACGCTGGGAGTTTCAAATTGAGACTGAAAATATTGAAGCCGAACAAACACCTGAAAAAGTGCGTAGTTTGTTATCTGAATTGAATCCTACTAATTTAGATATTGAGTCAGCTTTTGTTTATAATTTTGATTCTAAAATCTTGGAACGATGGCAGGATCGACGAGTCTTAATATTGGGCGATGCTGCTCATGTGATGCCACCTTATTTAGGAATGGGGCTTTCGGCAGGTATTAAAGATTTGTACAACTTAGCTTGGAAATTAGGTTTAATACAAGAGGGAAAGGCTTCTATTGATTTGTTACAAACCTATCAAAAGGAAAGGCAAGCAGATGTAGAGCGTTTGATTAAGTTAAACTTGTGGATAAAACGGTTGTTTCAGTCTAGTAGACTTCGGTGGATCAAAAGTTTTATTCCAATTATACCGAAGTGGTTTTTAAAGAGGAATTTAGATTTGGCTACTAGTCTAAAAGCTGATCTTGTGGGAACTTCTAAGGCGTGTGGGCGTGTGATGCATTCTCCTAAAGTTGCCAATCACAAAGGAGATATCATTTCTTTTAATCAAGCTTTGAATCACAACTTTGTAGTCTTAGGGTTTAATGAAAATCCTGTAGATGCTTTAACTCCTAGAGCGCTGGAGTATTTGGCAATGTTAGGCACTCAATTTATACAGTTGACCCCTCAAAAACAAAAATTTGTACAAGATGGTCGCTATGCTCAAAATTTGTATGATAAGGAGGGCGCCTTGCAGATTTGGATGAAAGAAAATAAAGCACAATTTTTACTGATTCGCCCAGATCGGATCGTTTATGATTTTTGTAAAAACAAGAATGCTCTGAACACTAGCGTAAGGGAACTTGAGCGAAAGTTGAGCATTTCTAAAGTGTTTTCTGAAGAGATTTAG
- a CDS encoding thioesterase family protein, producing MNFKVKTQQTVAWGDMDAFGHVNNTVYLKYFESARVKYFDDIPELAGFKGDEIPVLANISCSYKKPVVYPDTLTMNVGVTKLGHASLQMTCEMVSPKVGVAAIAECTIVLIDVKKGHSVRVPNEWRAAIEKIEGRTF from the coding sequence ATGAATTTTAAAGTAAAAACACAACAGACAGTAGCGTGGGGCGATATGGATGCGTTTGGACATGTTAATAATACTGTTTATTTAAAATATTTTGAATCAGCTCGGGTAAAATATTTTGATGACATACCTGAACTAGCTGGATTTAAAGGAGATGAAATTCCTGTATTGGCAAATATTTCTTGTAGTTATAAAAAACCTGTTGTTTATCCCGATACCTTAACTATGAATGTAGGGGTTACTAAATTGGGACATGCTAGTTTGCAAATGACTTGCGAAATGGTGAGTCCTAAAGTTGGTGTAGCAGCAATTGCGGAGTGTACTATTGTTTTGATTGATGTAAAAAAGGGACATAGTGTGCGAGTGCCGAATGAGTGGAGAGCCGCTATTGAAAAAATAGAAGGTCGCACATTTTAA